The sequence below is a genomic window from Bos javanicus breed banteng chromosome 21, ARS-OSU_banteng_1.0, whole genome shotgun sequence.
GGTCCTGGGTGGGGGGCGCGGGGAGCGGGAGGGCTGTGGGACCCCCGGCCCCTTCCCGCCCCGCAGAAGTGGCGCTCGCAGGGGCCCGGTGCGCAGAGCGGAGGTATGGAGAAACGAGGTGATGCTGGGGAGCCCTCTGTGAAAACGCTCTGGGGTGCAACTTTGGGGGGGGTCTCTGCGTGTGCGCTCGGGAGCAGGCCTGTGGGGGCTATGGAGGGTGACTGCCGTCGTCGCCCCAGAGTCCCAGCCGGGAGCGCAGGCCGTGCCCCTCCCGCGTGGCGCTGGTCTAGGTGAGGGGCTGCGACACTCCTGTCTGCGGCGGCCATCTGTCCGTGACGCAGCATACCCCCTTCGCGCAGGGCCCTCCCCCCCCACTGCGCCAGTGTTTATGGGGGGGCTGTCTGAAAAGCTGCTGAGAGTTAAAATAAACGCACACAGTAGGTGCCTATTAAAGTGTTAGAATCTCTAAAGGGTGTCAGAATTGCAGTCTTGTCCGCAAAACCCTTGTTGGTCTTTTTAATACCAAGCGCCTGGGGTGGGGAGTTTGACCTGGGTGCCTGGCTTCGCTGGGATTAACCTTTGGAAAACTCAGACGCCTTACCTATGAGCCTTCCAGGTGGACCTGTCTGAGCTTTCCCGAGCTGAATACCTCAAAAATCTGTCCCCCGCCCCACCTTTAGCTCACTTTGTAAAATTGAGGGTTTGGCCCAGTCCCCCGGGGTCAAGCTCTTTTGGTTCGATGtctccccatccctgccctgAAGGGCCTGACGTTTGTCGTTTCTCTGAGGGACGCTGGGTGTCTGACCGGGCTCCGGGAGCTAGGCAGTGTGCTGTGATGACCCCAGACCCGGGAGCAGCGGGGGCTTTCCCCTGGGTGGCTTTCGATGGCGTGCCTGACTGTGGGCCAGGCTGGTAGAGCCCCGGTGGGGAGGAGGCCGCCTTCCCGGCCTGTCGGGCCTCGTGCAGCGAATGGCGTAACCTTTCTTGTGCCCCAGGAGCTGAATGCTTCCCGGCCTGCCACCCTGAAAATGGATTCTGCGACGATGACAGTGTGTGCAGGTAATGGAGGGGCTCCCCAGAGGCAGCTCGTGGCAGGGACGAGTGGGGGGGGCAGGGCAGAATTCTGGGGAGCTGTGACGCAGTCAGAAAAAGTGGGgggcccctggactgcagcaaacAGCGCCCTCGCCCACACAGAAAACCAACCATTGGGGGAGAAGGGTGGGGGAAGAGGACTGGGTGTCTGGggatggcgggggcggggggggggacaTGGTGCCACTGGCTCCTGTCTGTTTCCTCAGAGATGGGGGCGGGCAGGAGAGCCTTTTGCAGGGTGAGACCACTGCGGGCCACTGCGGCAAAAGGCAGCTCTTCCCCTGGCTCCTAGGGACCCCTCTGCCCGGCCCCTCAGCTCATCTCGAGTCTAAGCTTTCCCGCTCAGGTGACTGGCGTTGGTTTCCTGCGACCCACCGGCCTAGCACTGTGCAGAGACCCCCTCCCCGAGCGCTGTCAGTTCCACAGCAACTCCCTCTCCACCCTTGTCCCCCCCCCACTCACATGCCCCCATCTTTCTCCCCCACCGACACCCCACAGGTGCCAGCCTGGCTGGCAGGGTCCCCTGTGTGACCAGTGCGTGACCTTTCCCGGCTGTGTGAACGGCCTCTGCGTGGAGCCATGGCAGTGCATCTGCAAGGATGGCTGGGACGGACACCTCTGTGACCTAGGTGGGCGcctgcccctgccctccctgcccccagccaccTCCTCCCCGCCCAGTGCGGTGGcggctgcctcccctccccctgcggCCTTCGCCCAGCACACCCAGCAGTCTGGATGGTAATGATCTGTTTATCCGCTTCCCACTGGTGCTGGGGGCTTCCCCACGGGGAGGGGGCACTTACTGCTGCTCCCCACTGCACCACCAGCGCCCAGCAGTGGGGAAggcactggggtggggggtggcgggggggctGCCTGTTGAATAAAGAGTCCCAAAAGGATCACGCCACCCAAAGCTGAGAGGGTGGGGACGGCAGAAATCTGTCCCAGGGGAGTGGGGGCACTGAAGCTCAAAGAGGGAAGGGTCACAGAGCCAAGATGCCAAGGAATCCACAGGTGAGGCTACTAAGGATGCTGCAGCACACACGCAAACACACTTGGAGAGGGTGCTGGGTGCTGAGCGCTGGGGCCAGCGGCTACCGGGTCAGGACCACTGGGACAGGGCTGGGGGCTGTGCTGGACGAGGCCAGGTGTAGGGGCTGGGGGGTGGCAGGTCGGGAAAGGCTGAGAAGTAGCTCGAGTGCAGATTGGTGTTATCTGTTGATTTCAATAATTTATGCCATCTTTGCCCTCCATTACCCTGAGAAGTGGACAGTTGGCTGTCGCTGCAGTTTCAGGCTGCAAAATGTTCAACCGAGCCCATTCTTGTTTGGCAAAACCTGCCCTGAAGCCCAGGCAGACCAGGGTCCTTGAGAAAATTCCCCTGGCAGTGTAGGCAGCTGCCATACGCCAGCGTCTGCAAAGTTTCCcaggagggaaactgaggctcagggaagcaACTGGGTCTGCTCATGACTCTTAGGAAGTCAGGAGAACAGCCGGCTGGCTACCAAACTCCACCCTCCGCCTCCAAAATGTGTTCATTCTCATCGGGGGGCTAATGCTTTCCTTGGAGAAAAACCTAAGAACTGTAATGTTACCGTTCCGCGCAAAGCCATAGTGGGCTTTCAAGATCCCCCAGCATGTGGGTCTTTAAAGTGCCCTCCCCCACACCCGCACGAGGCAGGTTTTTCCCTATAGCTGACTTAGGCTCTGGCCAGCAGGGCTTGACTCCCTGCAAGAATCTCTGAGCTGTTTGGGGGACCCAAGGGGGTCCCGGAAAAACCACCATTGGGGATCAGGGCTTTTTAGCCCGGAGCCCCACTCTTTGTGATATCTAAGCCCGGGACCCAGACAAAAGGTCCCTCCCCACTGGGTCGACAAAAGCCTGGGGCGGCTGGGTCCAGAGGAAGCTGCCCTCCGGGTAGTTCCTGGCCTTCTCCCTTTTCACCCGTCTTTGAGGCTGTCACTGCCACAGCTGCTGCCCCAGCAGGCAAAGACCCCCCGCCGCTCTCCCCTTGTGGTGGCTTAATCCACCCGACTTTGGGGTTGGAGgccctggagggagggggagaaggtgAGCCGATCCTCGGATCCTCGGCTCTCACTGCAGGAGAGGAGTGGGAGAGGAGTGGGTGGTCGATAGCTCTTGTGCTTACACGTAAGGTTCTcagtgacaggggagcctggcgctCACGCCCAGGGCCTTCCCATAGTGATAAATCCCCTATGTTCCCCTTGTGCCGGCCAGACTCCTCGTGTGAGCTCTGCACAGGCCCTCGCCTGGCGTGCGGGGCTTTTCCTTACTGACGGACAGCCATCCCCTCTCCCTGAGAGGATGCAGGGCTCTTGAAAAGAGCGAATCCATCTGCACGTGTGTGGCCACAGCCCCCAGGGACCCCCACCCAGAGCTGCCCCTCAATCACCGCTGCGCCTCTGGCTGGCCCTGGCCCAGGCGGCAGCTCAGATGGTGGAAAAACCCAAGGGGAAGGGGGGACTCAGACATGGGCTGGGGAGAAGCCCTCCTTTTATAAGCAGGGAAAGTGAGGCATAGAGTCTGGGGTggcagggtggtgggggagagttGCAGCTGGCTGAAGGTGGATGCAGAAAGGGTCTCTCTCCGGTCAGAGAGCCCCCGCCTCAGGCCCCCCTTTGTTCAACCCGTCCCTGCCTTGCTGAGCCCCGAATAATGAAGTGTGCGTGACGGGAGGTGTAAAAAGGCGGTGGAAATATACCAGTGTTCATGGAAACCCGTGCTGACAGGCGAGCACTCAATAGCTCTCATTTCACCGCCTTCAAAAGATGCAACCTTTTTATCATAGACCCCCTTAGTTCAGAACCTGAGAGCAGACAGACCACCAGGAGACGAGGCAGTGCTGGGGTTCAATCAGGTTTCCTGATTCCCAACAGGGGGCTTTACATCTCatttcctcccccacctccccactcccctttGATGGAACAGTATACAGGGGCAGGTGATGTCTCTAACAGTTAGTTGGGCTGCACTCACCCCTCCACCTCCCGGGCACCATGGACCTCCTCAGACACTAGAAACTGGTCTGGAGCgttagggggaggggaggggtctgCAGTGAAGGTCAGTGTTGCAGAACCCAAGAGGTGACCTGGTGCCGGAAAAAGGGCACAGCGGGCCTGGGTGAAATCTTGGTGAACGGCCGTGACTTTGTGTCCTCGGCCTCCAGAGTTGTTTACTTAGGTCAGGGTTCTGGGGGAGTCACAGAGCTCCCTTACTGAGGACCCcgctgggtgaccttggacagTGACCACAAGCAGAGAATCTGGGCTGCTCACACGGGCTCCCCGCCTTGACCAGAGGGAGGGGTGCCTCTCTCTCCTTGCCCCCACCCAGGATGCTCTCCTTCTAGCCTCCGTGCCCCCAACCCCGCCACCAACCTCATCTAATCTCCCTGgttttctctcccctcccagaCATCCGGGCTTGCACCTCGACCCCCTGCGCCAACAACGGCACCTGCCTGAACCTCGATGACGGCCAGTACGAGTGCTCCTGCGCCCCCGGGTTCTCAGGAAAGGATTGTCAGGAAATGGATGGGCCCTGCGTGGTGAATGGGTGAGCATTCTCTCCCTGCGGATCTGATAAAACGCTGCTTTAGAGTCCCATTTCCACCCCTTAAAGACCCTTTCAGCCTAACCCAGGCGGACCTGTCGGCGGACAAAAGACCGAGGAAGTGCTCCTTCTGCAGCCTGCGGGGGGTCTGACCCCGCGATGGGGTCTTTATGGGGGAGTGTGTCCTTTCCATCATTTTTTCCCAAACAATCCTGAAGGCGATTTCATATTCCCCTGACGTCCCCAAGTCCTGATGTGTGTGAATGACAGTAGATTGGGGACTGTGAACCCGAGCCCCAGCGGCATAATTTTCTAAAGGTGACGTAAGGAGATCAGAGTTCGGCAGTGCCCGAGGCGTTGGTGAAACCCGCTCTCCGTACCTTAGGGGCGGCtttggttgggggagggggtggcaggcTCTGCGTTTGGGTCTCCTGGGATGTACGTCTTAGGAGGTGAGGAGAGGGGGCTGTGGCCAGCACAGGACaggcgggaggggaagggggagggggtccGGCCCCCAGCCACCCTCATGGGGAGGGGCCACCAGGGCGTGGGCACGGCAGATGGACCGGTCCCTGGCCTCTCCGGTGCCCCCCTGAGCAGACTTCCCAGCAGCGCAGCCGTCTCTGGTCCTCATCTGCTCAGCGGCACTGCCCTCCTCACCCCCCGAGGAGGGGGTTTAAACGGAGGCCAGGGAGGTCGGGCCAGAATTCAGGGCAGTCTCCAGTCCTGGGCCAGTGGCTGCAGGTGGGGGGACGCCCCTGTTTCATGAGGAAGCCGAAGTGTAAGTCCCTTCCAGGGACGGGGCAGAGAGCCCCCAGAGCCACATGGGCCAGGAACCAGCATTCTTGCAGCATTCTAAAAATCAGCATTCCagggctgattcgtgttgatgtgtggcagaaaacagcaaaatcctATAAAGTAatgatccttcaattaaaagtaaatattaggggaaaaaaagatcagaGTTCAGGGTGAGGTCGGAGGACAGGGGTGACCACCGAGCTCCATTTCTGCTTCCTGGCAGGAAGGGGAAATACGGAGCAagacctttaaaatattttgctttcctcCCTAATAGACTTGAGCCCGTCTGTCAAAATAGAGCCTGGGGTCCTTGAAATTCCTCCAGAGCCCTGGCTCCCCTCGCCCTCACCCTTGCAGCAGCAATGCTGATTCCTTGCGCTCCGAGCCCCTTTCTTCCCCGGAGTTTCGGCATTTATCAGATGACAAAGGGTCTGCTCGTTTAAAAGCACTTACATTAAATGCTCCGTGTACTCCGCTTTGAGCAAACAGCTTCGGTCTGCAGGCTGCACTGGGGTGAATGAGCCACTATTAACCAGCCAGGCCCAGACGCtgctcctgccttgcagacagcGTGGATTTCTTTCACTCTGAGAGtccccaagggcttcccagtACAATAGCCCGCAGGCTCACTCCacggaaaataaaattaataataaggggctgggggcggcggcggtggtggtggtgggagagactgagggaTACCCTGCTTGGCTCCGCCTCTGTGGCCCAGGGGCGGAGCTAAGGGGAGGGTGGGCTGAAGCCCTGGGGTATCACTAACTTtgcctctctcagcctcagtttccccacctgtccAGTGACTTAACCGTCATGCCTCTGGTTGGAGAGGTGACATAGAGGTGGGAGAGGAGATGGGCATCCTGGCACGGGAGGTCAGGCATGTTCCAGGTTGGCGGCGTGATGGGGGTGAGGTGCCCACCCCACCTCGGATGGCCCGGGAGCCCCTCACAGGCAGGGGCTCCCGGTGCCAGgcacccactccccacccctaccccgggGCCTCCCTGGCTGGCACTCCCTCAGCTCTGAGCGTTCTGAGCACCTGCCCTTTGGTTGGGCCCCAGGAGGTTTGCGGTGTGGCACGAGGGGGGAGCAGggcacccccccccgccccccaccgcaGCCTTGCTGTCCTAGCCAAGCGCCCGAGGGCCCTTTACGCTGTGCCCTGTTGTGCTGCAGCTCGCCCTGCCAGCACGGAGGCAGCTGCGTGGACGATGAGGGCCGGGCCCCCCACGCTGTCTGCCTGTGCCCCCCTGGCTTCTCGGGCAACTTCTGCGAGATCGTGACCAACAGCTGCATCCCCAACCCGTGCGAGAACCAGGGCATCTGCACCGACATCGGGGGTGACTTCCGCTGCCGTTGCCCCGCCGGCTTCATGGACAAGACCTGCAGCCGCCCGGTGAACACCTGCACCAGCGAGCCGTGCCTCAACGGCGGCACCTGCCTGCAGCACTCCCAGGTGAGCTTCGAGTGTCTGTGCAAGCCCGCGTTCACCGGCCCCCGGTGTGGCCGGAAGCGCGCGGCGGGCCCCCAGCAGGTCACCCGTCTGCCCAGCGGTTACGGGCTGACCTACCGCCTGACCCCCGGGGTGCACGAGCTGCCGGTGCCGCAGCCCGAGCACCGCGTCCTGAAGGTGTCCATGAAGGAGCTCAACAAGAGCACTCCGCTCCTCTCCGAGGGACAGGCCATCTGCTTCACCATCCTGGGCGTGCTCACCAGCCTGGTGGTCCTGGGCACCATGGGCATCGTCTTCCTCAACAAGTGCGAGGCCTGGGTGTCCA
It includes:
- the DLK1 gene encoding protein delta homolog 1 isoform X2, with protein sequence MAATAALLPALLLLLAFGRSAHGAECFPACHPENGFCDDDSVCRCQPGWQGPLCDQCVTFPGCVNGLCVEPWQCICKDGWDGHLCDLDIRACTSTPCANNGTCLNLDDGQYECSCAPGFSGKDCQEMDGPCVVNGSPCQHGGSCVDDEGRAPHAVCLCPPGFSGNFCEIVTNSCIPNPCENQGICTDIGGDFRCRCPAGFMDKTCSRPVNTCTSEPCLNGGTCLQHSQPEHRVLKVSMKELNKSTPLLSEGQAICFTILGVLTSLVVLGTMGIVFLNKCEAWVSSLRYNHMLRKKKNLLLHYNSGEELAVNIVFPEKIDMTTFTKEAGEEEI
- the DLK1 gene encoding protein delta homolog 1 isoform X3, producing MAATAALLPALLLLLAFGRSAHGAECFPACHPENGFCDDDSVCRCQPGWQGPLCDQCVTFPGCVNGLCVEPWQCICKDGWDGHLCDLDIRACTSTPCANNGTCLNLDDGQYECSCAPGFSGKDCQEMDGPCVVNGSPCQHGGSCVDDEGRAPHAVCLCPPGFSGNFCEIVTNSCIPNPCENQGICTDIGGDFRCRCPAGFMDKTCSRPVNTCTSEPCLNGGTCLQHSQVSMKELNKSTPLLSEGQAICFTILGVLTSLVVLGTMGIVFLNKCEAWVSSLRYNHMLRKKKNLLLHYNSGEELAVNIVFPEKIDMTTFTKEAGEEEI
- the DLK1 gene encoding protein delta homolog 1 isoform X4 gives rise to the protein MAATAALLPALLLLLAFGRSAHGAECFPACHPENGFCDDDSVCRCQPGWQGPLCDQCVTFPGCVNGLCVEPWQCICKDGWDGHLCDLDIRACTSTPCANNGTCLNLDDGQYECSCAPGFSGKDCQEMDGPCVVNGSPCQHGGSCVDDEGRAPHAVCLCPPGFSGNFCEIVTNSCIPNPCENQGICTDIGGDFRCRCPAGFMDKTCSRPVNTCTSEPCLNGGTCLQHSQGQAICFTILGVLTSLVVLGTMGIVFLNKCEAWVSSLRYNHMLRKKKNLLLHYNSGEELAVNIVFPEKIDMTTFTKEAGEEEI
- the DLK1 gene encoding protein delta homolog 1 isoform X5 — its product is MAATAALLPALLLLLAFGRSAHGAECFPACHPENGFCDDDSVCRCQPGWQGPLCDQCVTFPGCVNGLCVEPWQCICKDGWDGHLCDLDIRACTSTPCANNGTCLNLDDGQYECSCAPGFSGKDCQEMDGPCVVNGSPCQHGGSCVDDEGRAPHAVCLCPPGFSGNFCEIVTNSCIPNPCENQGICTDIGGDFRCRCPAGFMDKTCSRPVNTCTSEPCLNGGTCLQHSQAICFTILGVLTSLVVLGTMGIVFLNKCEAWVSSLRYNHMLRKKKNLLLHYNSGEELAVNIVFPEKIDMTTFTKEAGEEEI
- the DLK1 gene encoding protein delta homolog 1 isoform X1, giving the protein MAATAALLPALLLLLAFGRSAHGAECFPACHPENGFCDDDSVCRCQPGWQGPLCDQCVTFPGCVNGLCVEPWQCICKDGWDGHLCDLDIRACTSTPCANNGTCLNLDDGQYECSCAPGFSGKDCQEMDGPCVVNGSPCQHGGSCVDDEGRAPHAVCLCPPGFSGNFCEIVTNSCIPNPCENQGICTDIGGDFRCRCPAGFMDKTCSRPVNTCTSEPCLNGGTCLQHSQVSFECLCKPAFTGPRCGRKRAAGPQQVTRLPSGYGLTYRLTPGVHELPVPQPEHRVLKVSMKELNKSTPLLSEGQAICFTILGVLTSLVVLGTMGIVFLNKCEAWVSSLRYNHMLRKKKNLLLHYNSGEELAVNIVFPEKIDMTTFTKEAGEEEI